The Candidatus Margulisiibacteriota bacterium genome contains the following window.
ATCGCGGTAATCACAGGGGCAGATGATATCGAGATCAGCCTCTTTCTTCCCGCTCGCCAACCGGCAGGGACAGGCCTGGTAACCATAGCGCGCTTCGTTGACCAATAACCCTTTCACTAAATCTTTGGCAAACTCTTGATCAGGATTGAGGTGATAGCCTCCGGCCTCCGCCTCGGCCTTTAATTTATCAAAAAGCTGGTCAGTTGCTGAACTCATGATTTATTTTCCCCTCATCATAACCGACAATGCACTTTTTATTGTTAATGACCATGGTCGGAAAAGAACAGGGTGGGTTCCATTTTTTGATCTCCGCCTGCGCTTCTTCGGTTTCGTTGACGTCCAGCATATCGACGTCGGTATAATCATAAGCGACACCGAGATCGTTAAGCAGTTTCTTAGTTTTCTTGCACCAAACGCAGGTACTTAAGGTATACAGTTTGA
Protein-coding sequences here:
- a CDS encoding glutaredoxin family protein, with translation MVTMTHVDGKDKGSIKLYTLSTCVWCKKTKKLLNDLGVAYDYTDVDMLDVNETEEAQAEIKKWNPPCSFPTMVINNKKCIVGYDEGKINHEFSN